The following are encoded together in the Fundidesulfovibrio putealis DSM 16056 genome:
- a CDS encoding 3-isopropylmalate dehydratase small subunit — protein MYKGRAHKVGAHIDTDAIIPARFLVTTDTEELGRNCMEGLEAGWVKRVKKGDIMVAGENFGCGSSREHAPLAIIGAGIPVVVAHSYARIFYRNGFNMGLILLEIGDDVKKIEDGDDLEVDVIKGVIKNITSGDVIKTSPVPPFMQEILDKGGLVNYVKDRKKA, from the coding sequence ATGTACAAGGGACGCGCGCATAAAGTCGGCGCTCATATCGATACGGACGCCATCATCCCCGCCCGCTTCCTGGTGACCACGGACACCGAGGAGCTGGGCAGGAACTGCATGGAAGGCCTGGAGGCCGGTTGGGTGAAGCGGGTGAAGAAGGGCGACATCATGGTCGCCGGTGAGAACTTCGGGTGCGGCAGCTCCCGCGAGCACGCCCCCCTGGCCATCATCGGCGCGGGAATCCCCGTGGTGGTGGCTCACAGCTACGCCCGCATCTTCTACCGCAACGGCTTCAACATGGGGCTCATCCTGCTTGAAATCGGCGACGACGTGAAGAAGATCGAGGACGGCGACGACCTGGAAGTGGACGTCATCAAGGGCGTCATCAAGAACATCACCTCCGGCGACGTGATCAAGACCTCGCCGGTTCCCCCCTTCATGCAGGAGATCCTGGACAAGGGCGGGCTGGTCAACTACGTGAAGGACCGCAAGAAAGCCTAG
- a CDS encoding diguanylate cyclase has product MYRRASNAFIRWTFLCLGLATLGAVIGANLYQVRDDLTKREEERLLFLTGIVQKITEENLVALDAVLSDLIRDQVQGDVDRDINQRLVTLTDALPGVRTLTVLDAQGVVRACNRPELLGRDLSQREYFQRARTNPASETLHVSQPFQTFLGVYSINLGKVVLGAGGQFAGLVVATLDPQFFIPLLNSVLFSPDMRAFMTHGEGLLFLMAPEREGMAGLDLALPGSFFSRHRESGQEASVFMGTTPVTAEERMLAIRTIRPASLKMDNSLVVAVDRDPSRIYGQWRKDALLQGGLYVAAVLVSVFGFGIYQRQRRRHEQAMAEAHRNLEDSERFIRMVTDNIPGMVAYWDRDLRCKYGNMAYQEWFGRSMEDMRGISLREVLGEVLFQKNEPHIMAALKGEPQVFERVLTKPDGNTRDIQVSYIPDVDGMEVKGFFVLGTDITELKYTQLELERRVRELDILAATDPLTGIGNRRHFLERAEDELARSKRYSLPLVFLMVDIDHFKSINDTYGHDTGDDVLKSMASTLQHTMRATDIVGRLGGEEFGVLLIQTGTDEALVIAERLLKTLQSVCVLTKTGSICYTVSIGLSAFEVEDDSMESLMKRADLALYHAKETGRNRVCCFGDF; this is encoded by the coding sequence ATGTACCGACGAGCTTCCAACGCGTTCATCAGGTGGACGTTTCTCTGCCTCGGACTGGCGACTCTTGGCGCGGTCATCGGCGCAAACCTGTATCAAGTACGGGACGACCTCACGAAGCGCGAAGAGGAACGCCTGCTGTTCCTGACCGGGATCGTCCAGAAGATCACCGAAGAAAACCTGGTCGCGCTTGACGCCGTGCTTTCGGACCTGATCCGGGATCAGGTCCAAGGCGATGTGGATCGGGACATCAACCAGCGTCTCGTCACCCTCACCGACGCGCTGCCCGGAGTTCGTACCCTGACTGTTCTGGACGCGCAGGGCGTAGTCCGGGCCTGCAACCGGCCGGAACTGCTCGGTCGGGATTTGAGCCAGCGCGAGTACTTCCAGCGGGCAAGAACAAACCCGGCTTCGGAGACGTTGCACGTTTCCCAGCCTTTCCAGACCTTCCTGGGCGTTTACTCAATAAACCTGGGCAAGGTGGTCTTGGGTGCTGGAGGGCAATTTGCCGGGCTCGTGGTCGCCACTCTGGACCCGCAGTTCTTTATCCCCCTGTTGAATTCCGTTCTGTTTTCCCCGGACATGCGCGCCTTCATGACCCACGGGGAGGGCCTCCTCTTCCTGATGGCACCAGAGCGCGAAGGCATGGCCGGCCTTGATCTGGCCCTGCCAGGGAGCTTCTTCTCCAGGCATCGCGAGAGCGGCCAGGAAGCCAGCGTGTTCATGGGCACGACGCCCGTCACTGCGGAGGAGCGCATGCTGGCCATCCGGACCATCCGCCCGGCCTCGCTGAAGATGGACAATTCCCTGGTGGTGGCCGTGGACCGCGACCCGTCCCGGATATACGGGCAATGGCGCAAGGACGCGCTCTTGCAGGGAGGGCTGTATGTGGCTGCCGTCCTGGTCAGCGTCTTCGGGTTCGGCATTTATCAGCGGCAGCGGCGCAGGCACGAGCAGGCAATGGCCGAGGCCCATCGGAATCTGGAGGACAGCGAGCGCTTCATCCGCATGGTCACGGACAACATTCCGGGCATGGTGGCCTACTGGGACCGGGATTTGCGCTGCAAGTACGGCAATATGGCGTACCAGGAGTGGTTCGGCAGGTCGATGGAGGATATGCGCGGCATCAGCCTGAGGGAGGTGCTGGGGGAGGTTCTGTTTCAAAAGAACGAACCTCACATAATGGCTGCCTTGAAGGGAGAACCGCAGGTTTTCGAGCGTGTTCTGACCAAGCCCGACGGCAATACGCGTGACATCCAGGTCAGCTACATCCCCGACGTGGACGGTATGGAGGTAAAGGGCTTCTTCGTACTGGGCACCGACATCACGGAACTCAAATACACGCAGCTGGAACTGGAGCGCCGGGTCAGGGAACTGGACATCCTGGCCGCCACGGACCCGCTGACCGGCATAGGAAATCGCCGCCACTTCCTGGAACGCGCCGAGGATGAGCTTGCCAGGAGCAAACGCTACAGTCTTCCCTTGGTGTTTCTCATGGTTGATATTGACCACTTCAAGAGCATAAACGACACGTACGGACACGATACGGGTGACGACGTCCTCAAGTCCATGGCCTCGACGCTGCAACACACCATGCGCGCCACGGACATAGTCGGGCGTCTGGGTGGCGAAGAGTTCGGGGTGCTCCTCATCCAGACCGGAACGGACGAGGCGCTTGTGATAGCGGAGCGGTTGCTGAAGACACTGCAAAGCGTATGCGTTCTGACGAAAACCGGATCGATTTGTTATACGGTAAGCATCGGCTTATCGGCGTTTGAAGTTGAGGACGACTCGATGGAGTCGCTCATGAAACGAGCCGACCTCGCGCTGTACCACGCCAAGGAAACCGGGCGCAACAGGGTGTGTTGCTTCGGGGATTTCTGA
- the serS gene encoding serine--tRNA ligase has translation MLDVRFVRKNLDQVREALANRQMKLDLDEFSRLDETRRSLLTEVEALKTERNASSGEVAKLKRAGQDASHLMERLSAISEQIKALDEGARKADEESEAFLYSIPNVPHATTPVGKDETDNPVIRTVGDKPDFGFAPKEHWEIGQNLGLDFDRAAKLTGARFAVLWGDLAKLERALAAFMLDMHTGQHGYKEVSTPYIVNSDSLRGTGQLPKFAEDLFKLDFKDFYLIPTAEVPVTNLHRDETMEEADLPRAYCAYTPCFRSEAGSYGKDTKGLIRQHQFDKVELVRFCRPEDSYEQLELLTNHAEEVLKRLKLPYRVIALCTGDLGFSSAKTYDIEVWLPGQNAYREISSCSNFEDFQARRAGIRFKPKGGKSQLVHTLNGSALAVGRTMVAILENCQQADGSVLIPEALVPYMGGQTVLSPK, from the coding sequence ATGCTCGATGTGCGCTTCGTTCGCAAGAACCTGGACCAGGTCCGTGAGGCCCTGGCCAACCGCCAGATGAAACTGGACCTGGACGAGTTCTCGCGCCTGGACGAAACCCGCCGCTCCCTGTTGACCGAGGTGGAAGCCCTCAAGACCGAACGCAACGCCTCATCCGGAGAGGTCGCCAAGCTCAAACGCGCCGGACAGGACGCCTCCCACCTGATGGAGCGCCTCTCCGCCATCTCCGAGCAGATAAAGGCCCTGGACGAGGGTGCGCGCAAGGCCGACGAGGAGTCCGAGGCCTTCCTGTACTCCATCCCCAACGTCCCCCACGCAACCACCCCCGTGGGCAAGGACGAAACCGACAACCCGGTGATCCGCACCGTGGGCGACAAGCCGGACTTCGGCTTCGCCCCCAAGGAGCACTGGGAGATCGGCCAGAATCTCGGCCTGGACTTCGATCGCGCCGCCAAGCTCACCGGCGCGCGCTTCGCCGTGCTGTGGGGCGACCTGGCCAAGCTGGAACGCGCCCTGGCCGCCTTCATGCTGGACATGCACACCGGCCAGCACGGCTACAAGGAAGTGTCCACGCCCTACATCGTCAACTCCGACAGCCTGCGCGGCACCGGCCAGCTGCCCAAGTTCGCCGAGGACCTCTTCAAGCTCGATTTCAAGGATTTCTACCTGATCCCCACCGCCGAAGTGCCGGTCACCAACCTGCACCGCGACGAGACCATGGAAGAGGCCGACCTGCCCCGGGCCTACTGCGCCTACACGCCCTGCTTCCGCTCCGAGGCCGGGTCCTACGGCAAGGACACCAAGGGGCTCATCCGCCAGCACCAGTTCGACAAGGTGGAGCTGGTGCGCTTCTGCCGCCCCGAAGACTCCTACGAGCAGCTGGAGCTTCTGACCAACCACGCAGAGGAAGTGCTCAAGCGCCTGAAGCTGCCCTATCGCGTGATCGCCCTGTGCACCGGCGACCTGGGTTTCTCCTCGGCCAAGACCTACGACATCGAGGTCTGGCTGCCCGGTCAGAATGCCTACCGCGAGATCTCGTCCTGCTCGAACTTCGAGGACTTCCAGGCCCGGCGCGCGGGCATCCGGTTCAAGCCCAAGGGCGGCAAGTCCCAGCTGGTGCATACGTTGAACGGCTCGGCCCTGGCCGTGGGCCGCACCATGGTGGCCATCCTGGAGAACTGCCAGCAGGCCGACGGCTCGGTGCTGATCCCCGAGGCGCTGGTGCCGTACATGGGCGGGCAGACCGTCCTGTCGCCCAAATGA
- a CDS encoding CinA family protein yields MEWERMEEYVGQLAGKLTARGWMLATAESCTGGLIACELTNVSGSSGWYVGGVVTYANSVKQELLDVPAETLAAHGAVSREVVLAMALGAARRLGAQCALSVSGVAGPTGGSPEKPVGTVWIGWAVNGVAEAELHHFSGDRLAVKRQTALAAVRGMAARAG; encoded by the coding sequence ATGGAATGGGAACGCATGGAAGAATACGTCGGCCAGCTGGCCGGGAAGCTCACGGCGCGCGGCTGGATGCTGGCCACGGCCGAGTCCTGCACGGGCGGGCTCATCGCCTGCGAGCTGACCAACGTGTCGGGCAGCTCCGGCTGGTATGTGGGCGGCGTGGTGACCTACGCCAACAGCGTGAAGCAGGAGCTTCTGGACGTGCCCGCCGAAACCCTGGCGGCTCACGGCGCGGTGAGCCGCGAGGTGGTGCTGGCCATGGCTCTGGGCGCGGCGCGCAGGCTTGGGGCGCAATGCGCCCTGAGCGTGTCCGGCGTGGCCGGTCCGACCGGGGGCAGCCCGGAGAAGCCCGTGGGCACGGTGTGGATCGGCTGGGCCGTGAACGGCGTGGCCGAGGCCGAACTGCACCACTTCAGCGGCGACCGGCTGGCCGTGAAGCGCCAGACCGCCCTGGCTGCCGTACGCGGCATGGCTGCGCGCGCTGGCTGA
- a CDS encoding ParA family protein, whose product MRTIAFLNQKGGVGKTTVAVNVAVGLTRLGRRVVAADLDPQGHMTRSFGVEPEAATLYELMKGQRTLTETLLEVEGVRLAPASMELSGVDTEFAAQPGKERLVARAMADIPDADACILDCPPNLGLLTVNALAASDSIVIPVQAEYLALAGLGALMDTVEAARSINAGLTVLGIVLTRYNHRKRLCREVAGAIRSHFPELIFETRIRESVALAEAPGFGQSIFAYSPRSAGALDFMGLSREVDARGFA is encoded by the coding sequence ATGCGAACCATAGCATTCCTCAATCAGAAGGGAGGGGTGGGCAAGACCACCGTCGCCGTCAACGTGGCCGTGGGGCTCACGCGGCTTGGGCGGCGCGTGGTCGCGGCGGACCTGGACCCCCAGGGCCACATGACCCGTAGCTTCGGCGTGGAGCCGGAAGCGGCCACGCTCTATGAGCTCATGAAGGGCCAGCGAACCCTGACCGAAACCCTCCTGGAAGTGGAAGGGGTCCGCCTGGCTCCCGCGTCCATGGAACTCTCGGGCGTGGACACCGAATTCGCCGCGCAGCCCGGCAAGGAGCGGCTGGTGGCCCGCGCCATGGCCGATATCCCGGACGCCGACGCCTGCATCCTGGACTGCCCGCCGAACCTGGGCCTGCTCACGGTCAACGCCCTGGCCGCCTCGGATTCCATCGTCATCCCGGTGCAGGCCGAGTATCTGGCTCTGGCTGGTCTCGGCGCGCTGATGGACACCGTGGAGGCCGCGCGGTCCATCAACGCGGGCCTTACGGTGCTGGGCATCGTGCTGACCCGCTACAACCACCGCAAACGCCTGTGCCGCGAGGTGGCCGGGGCCATCCGCTCCCATTTCCCCGAACTGATCTTCGAGACCCGCATCCGCGAGAGCGTGGCCCTGGCCGAGGCTCCCGGCTTCGGCCAGAGCATCTTCGCCTACTCTCCCAGGAGCGCGGGGGCGCTCGACTTTATGGGCTTAAGCCGCGAGGTGGACGCCAGGGGGTTCGCATGA
- a CDS encoding amphi-Trp domain-containing protein, giving the protein MGKDKVKVEGVMDIREVIDYLEDVVAGFKAGSVCMTVGEDCLTLKPRGVMDVSLKVSQKKDKEKFALEVEWRRVDEAVVRIGGPDEAA; this is encoded by the coding sequence ATGGGCAAGGACAAGGTCAAGGTTGAGGGAGTCATGGATATCAGGGAAGTCATCGACTACCTGGAGGACGTGGTGGCCGGGTTCAAGGCCGGTTCCGTGTGCATGACCGTGGGCGAGGACTGCCTGACGCTCAAGCCCCGTGGCGTGATGGACGTCTCTCTCAAGGTGTCGCAGAAAAAGGACAAGGAGAAGTTCGCGCTGGAGGTTGAATGGCGACGCGTGGACGAGGCCGTGGTGCGCATAGGCGGGCCGGACGAGGCGGCCTGA
- a CDS encoding RsbRD N-terminal domain-containing protein, producing the protein MNTIEELLAANREAIVQDWYHHILDTYPAETAKLWKKGGDPFANPVAVRSRQGAEAVVRYLTMAEDPKALEAVLDFLDEMIRVRAVQNFTPSQAAGFIFLLKKAMREKLWSELKRLDIWEQFAAMESRIDGLALASLDLYAKCREKLHEIKYNDLERSQVQLLKRAQLIVGIGEGESA; encoded by the coding sequence ATGAACACAATCGAGGAACTTCTGGCCGCAAACCGGGAGGCCATCGTTCAGGATTGGTATCACCATATCCTGGACACCTACCCGGCTGAAACGGCCAAACTCTGGAAGAAGGGCGGCGATCCCTTCGCAAATCCCGTCGCTGTCCGCTCCCGCCAGGGCGCGGAGGCGGTGGTGCGTTATCTGACAATGGCGGAAGACCCCAAAGCCCTGGAAGCCGTGCTGGACTTCCTGGACGAGATGATCCGGGTGCGCGCGGTGCAGAATTTCACCCCATCCCAGGCTGCGGGTTTCATTTTTCTGCTCAAGAAGGCCATGCGGGAGAAACTGTGGAGCGAGCTTAAGCGCCTGGACATCTGGGAGCAGTTCGCGGCCATGGAATCGCGCATCGACGGGCTGGCGCTGGCCAGCCTCGATCTCTACGCGAAATGCCGCGAGAAGCTCCACGAGATCAAATACAATGATCTGGAGCGCTCGCAGGTTCAACTTCTGAAACGTGCCCAGCTCATCGTGGGCATCGGCGAGGGCGAGTCGGCTTAG
- the dsrM gene encoding sulfate reduction electron transfer complex DsrMKJOP subunit DsrM — MAGLMTALLAVVALAAVAALGAGAGMSGVFGIAVPYVAVAIFVAGFIKKVVGWASTPQPFSIATTGGQQYSLPWVKQAKFDNPSTPGQTFVRMALEVLCFRSLFRNTKLDNRVAEGRVAYGSDKSLWLFALMFHYCFLIVFIRHFRFFLEPVPFVITGVEFVDSILQIGVPTLYLTDVFLVVGVTFLLARRLWDPKLSYISLANDYFPLFLILAIALSGIYMRYVAKVDVIAIKQLAIGLVSFKPYIPPNIDWSFYMHFFLVCVLWAYFPFSKLMHLGGVFLSPTRNLPNNTRMERYINPWNDPSIKPHTYEEYEDDFREKMIEAGLPVDKEA; from the coding sequence ATGGCTGGACTCATGACCGCATTACTAGCTGTCGTGGCATTGGCCGCGGTGGCGGCCCTGGGGGCCGGGGCGGGAATGTCGGGGGTGTTCGGGATAGCTGTCCCGTACGTGGCCGTCGCGATATTCGTGGCGGGATTCATCAAAAAAGTGGTCGGCTGGGCATCCACGCCTCAGCCCTTTTCAATCGCGACCACGGGCGGGCAGCAGTACTCGCTTCCCTGGGTGAAGCAGGCGAAATTCGACAACCCTTCCACCCCTGGCCAGACGTTCGTCCGCATGGCGCTGGAAGTGCTCTGCTTCAGGAGCCTGTTCCGCAACACCAAGCTGGACAACCGCGTCGCCGAGGGCCGCGTGGCCTACGGCTCGGACAAGTCCCTGTGGCTGTTCGCGCTGATGTTCCACTACTGCTTCCTGATCGTGTTCATCAGGCACTTCCGCTTCTTCCTGGAGCCCGTGCCCTTCGTGATCACCGGCGTGGAGTTCGTCGACTCCATCCTGCAGATCGGCGTGCCCACGCTGTATCTCACCGACGTGTTCCTGGTGGTCGGCGTAACCTTCCTGCTGGCCAGGCGCCTGTGGGACCCCAAGCTGAGCTACATCTCGCTGGCCAACGACTACTTCCCCCTGTTCCTGATTCTGGCCATCGCGCTGTCTGGCATCTACATGCGCTACGTGGCCAAGGTGGACGTCATCGCCATCAAGCAGCTGGCCATCGGGCTGGTGAGCTTCAAGCCTTACATTCCGCCCAACATCGACTGGTCGTTCTACATGCACTTCTTCCTGGTGTGCGTGCTTTGGGCCTACTTCCCGTTCTCGAAGCTCATGCACCTCGGCGGCGTCTTCCTGAGCCCCACCCGGAACCTGCCCAACAACACCCGCATGGAACGCTACATCAACCCCTGGAACGACCCCTCCATCAAGCCTCACACCTATGAGGAATACGAGGACGACTTCCGCGAGAAGATGATCGAGGCCGGCCTGCCGGTGGACAAGGAAGCCTAA
- the dsrK gene encoding sulfate reduction electron transfer complex DsrMKJOP subunit DsrK, with protein MSKMAPPEELMNVNYATPAEAWMDVKPEFKLGNYSYPGKPDVLKYLGLPNPRDWSPTDEDWKLPPDWRDIIRDGFRELLGKYRSLKVFMDVCVRCGACADKCHFYIGSGDPKNMPVLRAELLRSIYRGEFTVAAKILGKLSGSRKLEEDVVKEWFMYFYQCTQCRRCSLYCPYGIDTAEITFLARDLMNRIGVNINWILEPAANCNRTGNHLGIQPHAFKDMMEFLVDDIETITGRRVEPSFQRKGAEILFITPSGDIFAEPGIYTFMGYLLLFDYLDLDVTWSTYASEGGNFGSFMNDKWMKKLNAKMYHEAKRLGVKYIIGGECGHMWRVLNQYMDTMNGPADFLEVPKSPITGTVFDNAKSTKMIHLVEFTADLIKNGKLNLDKSRNAGITATWHDSCNTSRGMGFFEEPRYVLENVVEKFVDMPAQTIREQTYCCGGGAGLNNGEFTEMRLRGGLPRGNALRYVQEKFDVNTMSCICAIDRATLPGLADYWAPGVKVTGLHELVGNALVFEGEEPRTMNLRQEDLPGIEGSEEEE; from the coding sequence ATGTCGAAGATGGCGCCGCCTGAAGAACTCATGAACGTCAACTATGCCACGCCCGCCGAGGCGTGGATGGACGTTAAGCCTGAGTTTAAACTTGGCAATTATTCGTATCCCGGCAAGCCGGATGTGCTTAAGTACCTCGGCCTGCCCAACCCCAGAGACTGGAGCCCCACCGACGAGGACTGGAAGCTTCCGCCCGACTGGCGTGACATCATCCGGGACGGCTTCCGTGAGCTGCTCGGAAAGTATCGCTCGTTGAAGGTCTTCATGGATGTGTGCGTGCGCTGCGGCGCGTGCGCCGACAAGTGCCACTTCTACATCGGCTCCGGCGACCCCAAGAACATGCCGGTGCTGCGTGCGGAACTGTTGCGCTCCATCTATCGCGGCGAGTTCACCGTGGCCGCCAAGATCCTGGGCAAGCTCTCCGGCTCGCGCAAGCTGGAAGAAGACGTGGTCAAAGAATGGTTCATGTACTTCTACCAGTGCACCCAGTGCCGCCGCTGCTCGCTGTACTGCCCCTACGGCATCGACACCGCCGAGATCACCTTCCTGGCGCGTGACCTGATGAACCGCATCGGCGTGAACATCAACTGGATCCTGGAGCCTGCGGCCAACTGCAACCGCACCGGCAACCACCTGGGCATCCAGCCCCACGCCTTCAAGGACATGATGGAATTCCTGGTGGACGACATCGAGACCATCACCGGTCGCCGCGTCGAACCCAGCTTCCAGCGCAAGGGCGCGGAGATCCTGTTCATCACGCCCTCCGGCGACATCTTCGCCGAGCCCGGCATCTACACCTTCATGGGCTACCTGCTGCTGTTCGACTACCTGGACCTGGACGTCACCTGGTCCACCTACGCGTCGGAAGGCGGCAACTTCGGCTCGTTCATGAACGACAAGTGGATGAAGAAGCTGAACGCCAAGATGTACCACGAAGCCAAGCGCCTCGGCGTCAAGTACATCATCGGCGGCGAGTGCGGCCACATGTGGCGCGTGCTGAACCAGTACATGGACACCATGAACGGCCCGGCCGACTTCCTGGAAGTCCCCAAGAGCCCCATCACGGGCACGGTGTTCGACAACGCCAAGTCCACCAAGATGATCCACCTGGTCGAGTTCACCGCCGACCTCATCAAGAACGGCAAGCTGAACCTCGACAAGAGCCGCAACGCGGGCATCACCGCCACCTGGCACGACTCCTGTAACACCTCGCGCGGCATGGGCTTCTTCGAAGAGCCCCGCTACGTACTGGAAAACGTGGTGGAGAAGTTCGTGGACATGCCCGCACAGACCATCCGCGAGCAGACCTACTGCTGCGGCGGCGGCGCGGGCCTGAACAACGGCGAGTTCACCGAGATGCGCCTGCGCGGCGGCCTGCCCCGCGGCAACGCCCTGCGCTACGTGCAGGAGAAGTTCGACGTGAACACCATGAGCTGCATCTGCGCCATCGACCGCGCCACCCTGCCGGGCCTGGCCGACTACTGGGCCCCGGGCGTGAAGGTCACCGGCCTGCACGAGCTGGTGGGCAACGCCCTGGTCTTCGAAGGCGAGGAGCCGCGCACCATGAACCTGCGCCAGGAAGACCTGCCCGGCATCGAAGGGTCTGAGGAGGAGGAATAA
- the dsrJ gene encoding sulfate reduction electron transfer complex DsrMKJOP subunit DsrJ: protein MYNAKYIIPGLIIFLALVLFPFIKGVGQPELKVETEKPKDVKECIMKTEKMRDVHMVLLNEWRDDVIRNGNRVWKNEAGKEFNMSLTNTCMGCHENKDKFCDKCHVTVGVNPYCWTCHNISPVKKEGGK from the coding sequence ATGTACAACGCAAAATACATCATCCCAGGCCTGATCATATTCCTGGCCCTGGTGCTGTTCCCCTTCATCAAGGGAGTGGGACAGCCCGAGCTCAAGGTGGAGACCGAGAAGCCCAAGGACGTCAAAGAATGCATCATGAAGACCGAGAAGATGCGTGACGTGCACATGGTGCTCCTGAACGAATGGCGCGACGACGTCATCCGCAACGGCAACCGGGTGTGGAAGAACGAGGCCGGCAAGGAATTCAACATGAGCCTGACCAACACCTGCATGGGCTGCCACGAGAACAAGGACAAGTTCTGCGACAAGTGCCACGTCACCGTCGGCGTGAATCCTTACTGCTGGACCTGCCACAATATCTCGCCCGTGAAGAAAGAGGGGGGGAAATAA
- the dsrO gene encoding sulfate reduction electron transfer complex DsrMKJOP subunit DsrO, with translation MQSSRRDFLKLAGVSALGLSAGTLGFLGEGAQAADALPNATNFAKPITAKRWAMVIDTAKFDDALIAKVIDSCHTAHNVPTIPGKQEIKWIWTEEFHGTFTSERPVHLADAQEHRKYLLLCNHCENPPCVRVCPTKATFKNKEGLVIMDYHRCIGCRYCMAGCPYGARSFNFQDPEKFVKNMNLLYPHRTRGVVEKCTFCVEKLAQGLMPNCVQASGGAMVFGDLQDPNSPVRKILKEKFAIRRNPSAGTEPGVFYIL, from the coding sequence ATGCAAAGCTCCAGACGCGACTTCTTGAAGCTGGCTGGCGTCTCGGCCCTGGGGCTCTCGGCAGGGACCCTGGGATTCCTCGGAGAAGGAGCTCAGGCCGCCGATGCCCTCCCCAATGCCACGAACTTCGCCAAACCCATTACCGCCAAGCGCTGGGCCATGGTCATCGATACCGCCAAGTTCGATGACGCCCTGATTGCCAAGGTGATCGACTCGTGCCACACCGCGCACAACGTCCCCACCATCCCCGGCAAGCAGGAGATCAAGTGGATCTGGACCGAGGAGTTCCACGGAACGTTCACCTCCGAGCGCCCCGTGCACCTCGCCGATGCCCAGGAGCACCGCAAGTACCTGCTCTTGTGCAACCACTGCGAGAATCCTCCCTGTGTTCGCGTGTGCCCCACAAAGGCCACCTTCAAGAACAAGGAAGGCCTGGTCATCATGGACTACCACCGCTGCATCGGCTGCCGCTACTGCATGGCAGGCTGCCCCTACGGCGCGCGTAGCTTCAACTTCCAGGACCCCGAGAAGTTCGTGAAGAACATGAACCTCCTCTATCCCCACCGCACGCGCGGCGTGGTGGAGAAGTGCACGTTCTGCGTGGAGAAGCTGGCCCAGGGGCTCATGCCCAACTGCGTGCAGGCTTCCGGCGGGGCCATGGTATTCGGCGACCTCCAGGATCCCAATTCGCCCGTGCGCAAGATCCTGAAAGAGAAGTTCGCCATCAGACGCAACCCCAGCGCCGGCACCGAGCCCGGCGTCTTCTACATCCTCTAG